The genomic segment TCCGCGAGGGCGGACGCACCGTGGGCGCCGGCGTGGTCACCGCCCTGAGAGAGTAACGCCGGGCGTTAAGCCTTAAACCATGACCAGGAAGAGACGGACGGGAGCCGGCTTGGGCTCCCGTCTCCCTTCTTGACGCATTTTCTTGACATCCCCTGGTCCCTATGGTAAAGTCAATTCGTAAATTTTTGGGGGGCCGGTCCCTTTTTAGTTTTGGGAGGTGTACGGGATGCGCGTGGACGTTACGCTGGCCTGCACGCAGTGCAAACGGCGTAATTATATTACGACGAAGAACAAGAAGAACGATCCCGGCCGCATCGAACTCAAGAAGTACTGCCGCTGGTGCGGCACCCATACCACTCATAAAGAAACGAAGTAGGGCGGGAAGATGGCACTCAAGAAGGTCCAGGAAGGAAAGCCCGATACACGGAAGTCCGCTCCGG from the Thermoanaerobacterales bacterium genome contains:
- the rpmG gene encoding 50S ribosomal protein L33 → MRVDVTLACTQCKRRNYITTKNKKNDPGRIELKKYCRWCGTHTTHKETK